One window from the genome of Candidatus Dependentiae bacterium encodes:
- a CDS encoding cystathionine beta-synthase has protein sequence MKNELKFKTLLETIGNTPIIKLDFGTNPTLLAKLEYLNPGGSIKDRSALYMIEDAEKRGLLKPGGTIIEASSGNQGIALAMIGVIKGYKVIITVPDRTSIEKINTLKAYGADVRICENTDTLEDPRSYHSMADTLHEEIEGSFMPNQYFNKKNVEAHYLTTGPEIWKQTEGKITHLFAAMGSCGTISGAAKYLKEQNPNIKVIGIDAENSKLSNPNPKAYISEGIGVDVISDTLNRAVIDQILTVNDDEVFAMTRKLAAKGFLVGLSCGAVMHIALDYCKKLSDKDIAVVLFADSGRAYLSKVFNF, from the coding sequence ATGAAAAATGAGCTAAAATTTAAAACTTTATTAGAAACGATTGGTAATACACCGATAATTAAGTTGGATTTTGGAACAAACCCAACTCTTCTTGCAAAGCTTGAATATTTGAATCCAGGTGGAAGTATAAAAGATCGATCTGCGCTTTACATGATTGAAGATGCAGAAAAAAGAGGTCTTTTAAAACCGGGTGGAACAATCATCGAAGCATCTTCTGGAAACCAGGGAATTGCACTTGCTATGATTGGTGTCATAAAAGGTTATAAAGTTATTATCACTGTTCCTGATCGAACAAGTATCGAAAAAATAAATACATTAAAAGCTTATGGCGCCGATGTTCGTATTTGCGAAAATACAGATACTTTAGAAGATCCTAGAAGTTATCATTCAATGGCTGATACGCTACATGAAGAAATTGAAGGTTCTTTTATGCCAAACCAGTATTTCAACAAAAAAAATGTAGAAGCACATTATTTAACAACTGGTCCTGAAATCTGGAAACAAACTGAAGGTAAAATTACACATTTATTTGCTGCAATGGGAAGCTGTGGAACTATTTCAGGTGCTGCAAAATATCTCAAAGAGCAAAATCCAAATATTAAAGTAATCGGAATAGATGCTGAAAATTCAAAACTTTCAAATCCAAATCCAAAAGCTTACATATCAGAAGGTATCGGTGTTGATGTTATAAGTGATACGCTTAACCGTGCTGTAATTGATCAAATTTTGACAGTTAATGATGATGAAGTTTTTGCAATGACACGTAAACTTGCTGCAAAAGGATTTTTAGTTGGTCTTAGTTGTGGCGCTGTTATGCATATAGCTTTGGATTATTGCAAAAAATTAAGCGACAAAGATATTGCAGTTGTGTTATTTGCAGATTCAGGAAGAGCCTATTTAAGTAAAGTATTTAACTTTTAA
- a CDS encoding glutamate--tRNA ligase, with translation MKKVRVRFAPSPTGKMHLGSVRIALFNYLFAKQKNGSFILRIEDTDTERNMNSGIIENLNFLNLTYDEGPIVGGSYGPYLQSERTHIYQEKLDELIQNQKIYRCFCTPEELETKKKIQQSKGEPPRYDRTCLHLSDDMIKQKLQEKKPFVWRLAINHDAITEINTLDRGIMKFELKNFTDFAITRSDGSFTFLFTNAVDDWLMKVSHVIRGDDHLSNTAMQAAIYEAFATSMPIFWHLPMICNEEGKILSKRDFGSSLDDLIKEGFLPQTILNYLAAIGTSLNPEVQSLDELVSNYNFEHIHASGAIKYNVEKLKWYNHKWINLLDENLLFSYAKPFINLQFPESNALSDDKLLYLVNKVKNDAQTLKEIANFLSFYFEQPKVSKEELENFLGQEKLKSVFEVIILSLSKTDKIDFLIEQLKHHATEQNLKIKEIFGSVRYMLTGKFHGLGMHDLLNILEWDEIKNRIDAALKILNI, from the coding sequence ATGAAAAAAGTTCGAGTAAGATTTGCCCCATCCCCAACGGGAAAAATGCACCTTGGAAGTGTAAGAATTGCCCTATTTAATTATCTATTTGCAAAACAAAAAAACGGAAGCTTCATTTTAAGAATCGAAGACACGGATACCGAGCGCAACATGAACTCTGGAATAATCGAGAATTTGAACTTCTTAAATTTAACTTACGACGAAGGCCCTATCGTTGGAGGATCTTACGGACCATATTTACAATCAGAAAGAACTCATATTTACCAGGAAAAACTAGATGAATTAATACAAAATCAAAAAATTTACCGATGTTTTTGCACCCCAGAAGAACTAGAGACTAAGAAAAAAATACAACAATCAAAAGGTGAACCTCCAAGATACGACCGCACTTGCTTGCACCTTTCTGATGACATGATCAAACAAAAACTACAAGAAAAAAAGCCTTTTGTTTGGCGTTTAGCTATAAACCATGATGCCATAACAGAAATAAACACGCTCGACCGCGGAATAATGAAATTCGAACTCAAAAACTTTACCGATTTTGCCATCACTAGATCCGACGGAAGCTTTACATTTCTTTTCACAAATGCCGTTGATGATTGGCTTATGAAAGTTTCACATGTGATTCGAGGCGATGATCATTTATCCAACACAGCTATGCAAGCAGCTATTTACGAAGCTTTTGCCACATCTATGCCAATTTTTTGGCACTTACCAATGATCTGCAATGAAGAAGGTAAAATTTTATCCAAACGTGATTTTGGTTCATCTCTTGACGATTTAATAAAAGAAGGTTTTTTACCTCAAACAATTCTCAATTATCTAGCCGCAATTGGCACCTCGCTAAATCCTGAAGTGCAAAGCCTTGATGAACTTGTTTCAAATTATAATTTTGAACATATTCATGCATCAGGCGCAATCAAATACAATGTAGAAAAGTTAAAATGGTACAACCACAAATGGATAAATCTGCTTGATGAAAATCTTCTATTTTCTTACGCAAAACCATTTATTAATCTACAATTTCCTGAAAGTAACGCTTTGAGCGATGACAAACTTCTCTATCTTGTAAACAAAGTAAAAAACGACGCACAAACACTCAAAGAAATAGCTAACTTTTTATCCTTTTACTTTGAACAGCCAAAGGTATCTAAAGAAGAGCTCGAAAATTTCTTAGGACAAGAAAAATTAAAATCAGTTTTTGAAGTAATCATTTTATCGTTAAGCAAAACTGACAAAATAGACTTTTTAATCGAACAATTAAAACATCACGCAACTGAGCAAAATTTAAAAATAAAAGAAATTTTTGGAAGCGTACGTTATATGCTTACAGGGAAATTCCATGGCTTAGGCATGCATGACTTACTAAACATTTTAGAATGGGATGAGATTAAAAATAGAATAGACGCAGCGCTTAAAATATTAAATATTTAA
- the dapF gene encoding diaminopimelate epimerase produces MNFFKYQSLGNDFILLDWMLENQNFVDQKLSDSNWSNFVRSSCDRHFGIGADGILILVNGAIPKALIYNSDGSNGEVCFNGIRCVASHLFTQHKFPKEFDVLMGKKKIHCKIDSLKDNVAQVITNVGKAISIEEKTIKIDEEIFNGYSVNVGNPHFIVFKTVSLDWLQKNGSKIETDPNFPNKTNVEFVWPQNVAENFYNMIVFERGCGITLACSSGAAAFVSLLHYKKDIEIENVVKIKMPGGFISSWLTADFDVFQSSSAAMVFKGIVS; encoded by the coding sequence ATGAATTTTTTTAAATATCAATCTCTTGGAAACGATTTTATCTTGCTTGACTGGATGTTGGAAAATCAGAATTTTGTAGATCAAAAATTGTCCGATTCAAATTGGTCAAACTTTGTCCGCTCTTCTTGTGATAGACATTTTGGAATCGGTGCAGATGGGATTTTGATTTTAGTTAACGGTGCGATACCAAAAGCTCTGATTTACAATTCGGATGGTTCAAACGGAGAAGTTTGTTTTAACGGTATTCGCTGCGTTGCAAGTCATCTTTTTACGCAGCACAAATTTCCCAAAGAGTTTGATGTTTTGATGGGGAAGAAAAAAATTCATTGTAAAATAGATTCTTTAAAAGATAATGTTGCTCAAGTAATTACAAATGTAGGTAAAGCTATATCGATCGAAGAAAAAACAATAAAAATCGATGAGGAAATTTTCAATGGATATTCTGTAAATGTTGGAAATCCTCATTTTATTGTTTTTAAAACAGTTTCGCTTGATTGGCTGCAAAAGAATGGTTCAAAAATAGAAACAGATCCAAATTTTCCAAATAAAACAAATGTCGAATTTGTTTGGCCGCAAAATGTGGCGGAAAATTTTTATAATATGATAGTTTTTGAACGAGGATGTGGAATCACTTTGGCATGTAGTTCTGGAGCTGCCGCTTTTGTATCGCTTTTACATTATAAAAAAGATATCGAAATTGAAAATGTAGTAAAAATAAAAATGCCAGGAGGTTTTATTTCCTCCTGGCTTACCGCAGACTTTGATGTATTTCAATCGTCGTCTGCAGCTATGGTGTTTAAAGGAATAGTTTCTTAA